A portion of the Bacteroides faecium genome contains these proteins:
- a CDS encoding hybrid sensor histidine kinase/response regulator transcription factor: MRKRNILILLLSMMGVCAFAYPNMIVEHYTAERGLPNNIVNCTLKGTDGFVWFGTWYGLCSFDGTKFRSYDNRDGFYSADIPPRKIQRIVEDKNGFLWIKTIDRKLYLFDKRHESFHAVYDDVKEYSENIQIIKIQTTEDGDVLLLTKDKSLLRAYTDKEGKITMKQLHDSRPNVNVYDMRLKHNVFCETTEFINWIGMDYQILSLRKGEALRDKPADFIQKKISANPEQFTCASYNSKFLWLGDKNGHIYSIDPQNGVVNRYEIPEIKQPVSNILVTESGLMYITTNEGAYEYNIGYKQLTKLPFTIPEKDGGIIFHDKYDKIWFQEGNHALTYYDPLNRSNQRFTFPNQSNAIGNFEMQDAGEQGMFFLTPGGEILLFDRDKLEMTRINQMKPFSDDIPDQLFFHLLLDKDGILWLASTSSGVYRVNFPKKQFQLLTEVSPVPVTTERPTSWNQGIRALFQAQNGDIWVGTRWQTLYRLDRNGQVKQIFSDKNYLLGAVYHIMEDKDGNLWFSTKGNGLVKAEPDMNSPHGLRFTRYKNDPKDPNSISNNDVYFTYQDSRGRIWVGLLGGGLNLLSEENGEIVFIHKYNGLKQYPPYGLYMEVRTMTEDEDGRIWVGTMDGLMSFDGHFTVPEQIQFETYRQVSERSNVADNDIYVLYKDTDSQIWVSVFGGGLNRLVRYDKEKHEPIFKSYGIREGMNNDVVKSIVEDKNGNLWFTTEIGLSCFNKATEQFRNYDKYDGFLNVEMEEGSALRTLNGDLWIGTRQGILAFSPDKLETQHTNYDTRIVDFKVSNRDLRSFQDCPILKESITYADAIRLNYNQSMFTIEFAALNFYNQNRVSYRYILEGYEKEWHYNGKNRIASYTNVPPGDYTFRVETIDEANPELVSDCTLAVTILPPWWLSWWATLIYVILGLAALYFGLRLAFFMLKMKNDIYIEQKVSEMKIKFFTNISHELRTPLTLIKGPIQELKEREKLSPKGLQYVELMEKNTNQMLQLVNQILDFRKIQNGKMRLHVSLIDFNEMIASFQKEFRVLSEENEISFTFQLPDEAIMVWADKEKLSIVVRNIISNAFKFTHAGGSIHVTAGLTDDGKRCYVRVEDNGEGIPQNKLTEIFERFSQGENTKNPYYQGTGIGLALSKEIVNLHHGLIRAESPDGQGAVFIVELLMDKEHYRPSEVDFYVSDTEAAPVTSDEETENISSVEGTEEEPEFDASLPTLLLVEDNKDLCQLIKLQLEDKFNIHIANNGVEGLKKVHLYHPDIVVTDQMMPEMDGLEMLQAIRKDFQISHIPVIILTAKNDEGAKTKAITLGANAYITKPFSKEYLLARIDQLLAERKIFRERIRQQMENQTTTQEDSYEQFLVKKDVQFLEKIHQVIEENMDDSDFNIDTIASGIGLSRSAFFKKLKSLTGLAPVDLVKEIRLNKSIELIKNTDLSVSEVAFAVGFKDSGYYSKCFRKKYNQTPREYMNEWRKGEK, from the coding sequence ATGAGAAAACGGAATATTCTAATACTATTACTGTCGATGATGGGCGTCTGTGCTTTTGCCTATCCGAATATGATTGTAGAACACTACACAGCAGAACGCGGTTTGCCCAATAATATTGTTAACTGTACATTAAAGGGAACAGACGGTTTTGTCTGGTTTGGCACCTGGTATGGATTATGCAGTTTTGACGGAACAAAATTCCGTTCATATGATAACCGCGACGGCTTTTATTCCGCCGATATCCCCCCTCGCAAGATTCAACGTATTGTAGAAGATAAAAACGGTTTCCTGTGGATTAAGACCATCGACCGCAAACTTTATCTGTTCGACAAGCGGCATGAGAGTTTTCACGCTGTTTATGACGATGTGAAAGAATACTCCGAAAATATCCAGATAATTAAAATTCAGACAACAGAAGACGGAGATGTCCTGCTGTTGACCAAAGACAAGAGCCTTCTGCGTGCCTACACCGATAAGGAAGGCAAGATTACGATGAAGCAGTTGCACGACTCGCGCCCCAATGTGAACGTCTATGATATGCGCTTGAAACATAACGTATTCTGCGAAACAACTGAATTTATCAACTGGATTGGCATGGATTATCAGATTTTGTCTCTTAGAAAGGGAGAAGCCCTGAGAGACAAGCCTGCCGACTTCATACAGAAAAAAATTTCTGCCAATCCCGAACAGTTCACCTGCGCTTCTTATAATTCCAAATTTCTATGGCTGGGAGACAAAAACGGTCATATTTACAGCATTGACCCGCAAAACGGAGTCGTGAACCGTTACGAAATACCGGAAATCAAACAGCCTGTCTCTAATATACTGGTTACAGAATCCGGCTTGATGTATATCACCACGAATGAAGGAGCCTACGAATACAATATCGGCTACAAGCAACTAACCAAACTCCCGTTTACCATTCCCGAGAAAGATGGCGGAATCATATTCCACGATAAATATGACAAGATATGGTTTCAGGAAGGAAATCATGCTTTGACTTACTATGACCCTCTGAACAGAAGCAACCAACGTTTTACATTTCCCAATCAGAGCAACGCCATCGGGAACTTCGAAATGCAGGATGCCGGCGAACAAGGCATGTTTTTCCTGACTCCGGGCGGGGAGATACTTCTGTTCGACAGGGATAAGCTGGAAATGACACGTATCAACCAGATGAAGCCTTTCTCTGATGATATTCCCGACCAACTTTTTTTCCATCTTCTTCTGGATAAGGATGGAATCCTCTGGTTAGCATCTACAAGCAGCGGAGTATATAGGGTGAACTTCCCCAAAAAACAGTTCCAGTTATTGACCGAAGTATCTCCCGTACCCGTAACAACCGAAAGGCCGACTTCCTGGAACCAGGGAATACGTGCCCTTTTTCAGGCGCAGAATGGTGACATTTGGGTGGGAACCCGTTGGCAGACTTTATATCGTCTGGATCGCAACGGACAAGTGAAACAGATTTTCTCGGACAAGAACTATCTACTGGGAGCCGTCTATCATATAATGGAAGATAAAGACGGCAATCTCTGGTTCTCTACCAAAGGAAACGGGCTTGTCAAAGCCGAACCGGATATGAATTCACCTCATGGCTTGCGTTTTACCCGTTACAAGAATGACCCTAAAGATCCGAACTCTATCAGCAATAATGATGTGTACTTCACCTATCAGGATAGCCGTGGACGAATCTGGGTAGGACTATTGGGCGGCGGACTAAACCTTCTTTCCGAAGAAAACGGTGAGATTGTCTTTATACATAAATACAACGGGCTAAAACAATACCCACCCTACGGTCTTTATATGGAAGTGCGCACAATGACGGAAGACGAAGACGGACGTATTTGGGTGGGAACAATGGATGGCTTGATGTCTTTTGACGGGCATTTTACCGTACCCGAACAAATTCAGTTTGAAACCTATCGTCAGGTCAGCGAACGTTCCAACGTAGCGGACAATGATATTTATGTATTGTATAAGGATACTGATTCACAAATCTGGGTAAGTGTGTTTGGTGGCGGACTGAACAGGCTGGTGCGATATGATAAGGAAAAGCATGAACCGATTTTCAAATCTTACGGCATACGTGAAGGTATGAACAACGATGTAGTCAAATCAATCGTAGAAGATAAGAACGGTAATCTGTGGTTCACGACAGAAATAGGTTTGTCCTGCTTCAATAAAGCTACCGAACAATTCCGCAACTACGACAAATATGACGGTTTCCTGAACGTGGAAATGGAAGAGGGGAGTGCGCTCCGTACATTGAACGGCGACTTATGGATTGGCACCCGGCAGGGAATCCTGGCATTTTCGCCCGATAAACTGGAAACGCAACATACCAACTATGATACGCGCATCGTAGACTTTAAGGTGTCCAACCGGGATTTGCGTAGTTTTCAGGATTGCCCGATTTTGAAAGAATCCATCACATACGCCGATGCGATTCGGCTGAACTACAATCAATCCATGTTTACGATAGAATTTGCCGCCTTGAATTTCTACAATCAGAACCGGGTGTCTTATCGTTATATACTCGAAGGATATGAAAAAGAATGGCACTATAACGGTAAGAACCGTATCGCTTCTTACACCAACGTCCCACCGGGTGACTATACATTCCGCGTAGAAACAATTGACGAAGCGAATCCGGAACTTGTTTCCGACTGTACTTTGGCTGTCACTATCCTTCCACCCTGGTGGTTGAGTTGGTGGGCTACACTTATCTATGTAATTCTTGGGTTAGCAGCTCTCTATTTCGGTCTGCGCCTGGCTTTCTTCATGCTTAAAATGAAGAACGACATCTATATCGAACAAAAGGTTTCGGAAATGAAAATCAAGTTCTTTACCAATATCTCCCATGAACTCCGTACTCCTCTGACATTGATTAAAGGCCCGATACAGGAATTGAAGGAACGTGAAAAATTATCTCCGAAAGGATTGCAATATGTTGAATTGATGGAGAAGAACACCAATCAGATGTTGCAGTTAGTCAATCAGATTCTCGATTTCAGGAAGATTCAGAATGGTAAGATGCGATTGCATGTTTCCTTGATTGATTTCAATGAAATGATAGCCTCTTTCCAAAAAGAATTCCGCGTACTATCGGAAGAAAATGAAATCAGTTTCACATTCCAATTGCCGGATGAAGCGATTATGGTATGGGCAGACAAGGAAAAATTGAGCATTGTAGTCCGTAATATCATATCGAACGCATTCAAGTTTACACATGCCGGTGGAAGTATCCATGTCACTGCAGGATTGACGGATGACGGGAAACGCTGTTATGTACGGGTAGAAGATAACGGGGAAGGGATTCCGCAAAACAAGCTGACTGAAATATTCGAACGCTTCTCGCAAGGGGAGAATACGAAGAATCCCTATTATCAAGGTACAGGTATCGGTTTGGCTCTTTCCAAAGAGATAGTCAACCTGCATCACGGACTTATCCGTGCGGAAAGCCCGGATGGACAGGGCGCTGTATTTATAGTGGAACTTTTGATGGACAAGGAACATTACCGCCCGTCGGAAGTCGATTTCTATGTCAGCGATACGGAAGCAGCTCCGGTAACTTCCGATGAAGAAACTGAAAATATTTCTTCCGTGGAAGGAACAGAAGAGGAACCCGAATTTGACGCTTCATTGCCCACTCTTTTGTTGGTGGAAGATAATAAAGACCTCTGCCAATTGATAAAACTTCAATTAGAGGATAAATTCAATATTCATATTGCCAATAATGGGGTGGAAGGATTGAAGAAAGTACATCTGTATCACCCCGACATCGTGGTGACCGACCAGATGATGCCGGAAATGGATGGTTTGGAAATGTTGCAGGCTATCCGTAAGGACTTCCAAATCAGCCATATCCCGGTGATTATCCTGACCGCGAAGAATGATGAAGGCGCCAAGACAAAAGCAATTACACTGGGAGCGAACGCTTATATCACAAAACCATTCAGCAAGGAATACCTGTTGGCACGTATCGACCAATTGCTCGCCGAACGGAAAATATTCCGTGAACGTATCCGCCAGCAAATGGAAAATCAGACAACGACGCAAGAGGACAGCTACGAACAGTTCTTGGTAAAGAAAGACGTGCAATTCCTCGAAAAGATTCATCAGGTAATTGAGGAAAACATGGATGACAGTGACTTCAATATAGACACGATAGCTTCCGGCATCGGCTTGAGCCGTTCGGCATTCTTCAAGAAGTTGAAGAGCCTTACCGGACTGGCACCCGTAGACCTGGTAAAAGAGATCCGTCTGAACAAATCCATCGAACTGATAAAGAACACGGATTTAAGTGTTTCCGAAGTTGCATTTGCTGTCGGATTCAAAGATTCGGGGTATTATAGCAAGTGTTTCCGGAAGAAATATAACCAGACCCCTCGTGAATATATGAATGAATGGCGGAAAGGAGAGAAATAA